The proteins below are encoded in one region of Litorilinea aerophila:
- a CDS encoding SDR family oxidoreductase, which translates to MRLEGKVALVTGGGTGIGQASAAALASEGAQVIITGRRAAKLEETCAAIQSPRPVRYRVADVADREQVAALVHWINQEFGPIHILVNNAGVNVARRRLAELSPEDWDYIMQVNATGAFNVIHAVLPQMRERRDGVIVNISSLAGVRASPLGGAAYSASKHALSALTRVIAIEEKDNGIRATNLCPGEVNTPILDDRPVPVSEEHRAQILQPEDVAAAVLFVATLPPRAHVPELYIKPTTQLFA; encoded by the coding sequence ATGCGTTTGGAAGGAAAAGTTGCCCTTGTGACCGGCGGCGGCACCGGCATCGGCCAGGCCAGCGCCGCCGCCCTGGCCAGCGAAGGCGCCCAGGTGATCATCACCGGCCGCCGCGCGGCCAAACTGGAAGAGACCTGCGCGGCCATCCAGAGCCCGCGACCCGTCCGCTACCGGGTGGCGGATGTGGCGGACCGGGAGCAGGTGGCGGCCCTGGTCCACTGGATCAACCAGGAGTTCGGCCCCATCCACATCCTGGTCAACAACGCGGGGGTCAACGTGGCCCGACGGCGCCTGGCGGAGCTATCCCCGGAGGACTGGGACTACATCATGCAGGTCAACGCCACCGGCGCCTTCAACGTCATCCACGCGGTACTGCCCCAGATGCGGGAGCGGCGGGATGGGGTGATCGTCAACATCTCGTCTCTGGCCGGGGTGCGGGCCAGCCCCCTGGGCGGCGCAGCCTACAGCGCCTCCAAGCATGCCCTCTCGGCCTTGACCCGGGTCATCGCCATCGAGGAGAAGGATAACGGCATCCGGGCCACCAACCTCTGCCCGGGCGAGGTCAACACCCCCATCCTGGACGACCGGCCGGTCCCGGTCAGCGAAGAGCACCGGGCCCAGATCCTCCAGCCCGAGGATGTGGCTGCGGCGGTGCTCTTCGTGGCCACCCTGCCGCCCCGGGCCCACGTGCCGGAGCTCTACATCAAGCCCACCACGCAGCTGTTTGCATGA